From a region of the Alosa sapidissima isolate fAloSap1 chromosome 9, fAloSap1.pri, whole genome shotgun sequence genome:
- the rasal3 gene encoding RAS protein activator like-3 isoform X1, which produces MGMNEESEPEHATVQLKKEEEEGSGEKDAPLEQPAEPQEDVNLLNAYVWHTGAKPPADTSKAAGGGGGQGSMERPEKSTKWSKMQNWRKAHSEDPGDKVAASSRGGGEEKPKQEKQGALRKNPFRRAMSEPPGSLFSVLSPSTSAAAASASASSSTAPAASGSLSQESAQKGKFMKYLQNVSRKIKRPRLQSRNSTPIIEHDVTDPEPVAEDLARLSWVPPQDVPVWDINSCELRDGQIVIREDEPMLRTRNRVSSYVSSLSLQNLAESSTNLECTPDHVAPAGGQKKGQDRGVQAMIKRRFQHNLHKSNTKLDTAGRSQGTFGSRESLSVPVTAAENLDLSTDLSTIIRPVHSSILGEKYCFEVINSENNHCFGCTSAAERDRWIENLRRTVQPNKDNCERTEHSLSLWVTEGKALPPKRRYYCELHLDSTLFAKTTSRDVGKPTQQAGQNSDGGTGSAGLGPGGQIFWGELFELDNLPPVTNITLHLFRDGDPKKKRHSKDESYLYPLGNVTLPLADIQGRAFQEKWYPIIPFKPPGSGNGKDQLGPQASLRIKARFQNLRVLPIERYKEFAEYLTLNYVEMCGNLEPLLNVRDKEELAGALVHVLQSIGKAKDFLIDLGGAEVQRLGEKEALIFRENTLATKAIDEYMKLVGQKYLIDTLRDFISQLYESAESCEVDPRKCPQSDLANNQRHLRNSCEKVVQRITEMHSSFPVELNEIFSNWVEECTGQGRPEIGQRLISASLFLRFLCPAILSPSLFGLIQPYPESSTLRALTLTAKVIQNLANFTQFGEKEEYMLFMNDFLEQHWERMKEFLQMVSNPDSELDMARFDGYVDLPLRLAVLHSLLVDIIGSMKQDTIDNLEPLPTILNQITDHLGPDAPRITVNSSGNSKPIYVPPKDLNKYSPHHNSMQQLPEAKQTPRMEKPRRQVSRTRSVPSRPMHKQPKKQTSTESLDRTGIAQDPPLKIDHETPKGPKTLPAPVPWIINNEGTYQIPLEHEQTSLLDKHSQELSDLRLGVEQVTERELEMAKRLEDFIVQSQDQNAVLQAEVHELRNLLAMREEQLASATFRLGVIEEEREEDERKLSIAIAAAERMNVLEEQFAGLMQDMHQFNVKNTSYSGIEDQPQMNSN; this is translated from the exons ATGGGCATGAATGAGGAATCTGAACCCGAACACGCCACAGTGCAGCttaaaaaagaggaagaggaggggagcggTGAGAAGGACGCCCCGCTGGAACAGCCTGCCGAGCCGCAGGAGGATGTCAACCTTCTCAACGCGTACGTGTGGCACACGGGAGCCAAGCCGCCCGCCGACACCTCGAAGGctgcaggtggaggaggaggccagGGCAGCATGGAGCGCCCGGAGAAGAGCACCAAGTGGAGCAAGATGCAGAACTGGCGCAAAGCCCACAGCGAGGACCCCGGGGACAAAGTGGCCGCCAGCAgccgtggggggggggaggagaagcCCAAGCAGGAGAAGCAAGGCGCCCTGAGGAAGAACCCGTTCCGGAGGGCCATGTCCGAGCCCCCGGGGTCACTGTTCTCCGTTCTGTCGCCATCTACCTCGGCGGCTGCGGCCTCGGCCTCGGCCTCTAGTAGCACAGCTCCGGCGGCATCGGGCTCACTCAGTCAGGAATCAGCGCAGAAAGGCAAGTTCATGAAATACCTGCAAAATGTCTCACGGAAGATCAAGAGGCCTCGACTGCAAAGCCGTAACAGCACACCAATCATTGAGCACG ATGTGACTGATCCAGAGCCTGTGGCTGAGGACTTGGCCAGACTGTCCTGGGTGCCTCCGCAGGACGTCCCTGTGTGGGACATCAACAGCTGTGAACTGAGAGATGGACAAATTGTTATTAGAGAAgatgag CCAATGTTACGAACACGCAACCGTGTCAGCAGCTATGTGTCCAGCCTCAGCCTCCAGAACCTGGCAGAGAGCAGCACTAACCTGG AATGCACCCCAGACCATGTGGCCCCTGCAGGTGGTCAGAAGAAAGGCCAGGACCGAGGAGTCCAG GCAATGATCAAGCGTCGCTTCCAGCATAATCTACATAAGAGCAACACAAAACTGGACACAGCTGGCAG ATCCCAGGGCACCTTTGGCTCCAGAGAGTCTCTGTCTGTTCCAGTCACTGCTGCAGAGAATCTGGATCTCAGCACTGATCTGAGCACCATCATCAGACCAGTCCACAGCTCCATTTTGGGGGAGAAGTATTGCTTTGAG GTCATCAACTCAGAGAACAACCACTGCTTTGGGTGCACTTCAGCTGCAGAAAGAGACAGGTGGATTGAGAACCTGCGACGCACTGTCCAACCAAATAAG GACAACTGCGAGCGTACGGAACACTCTCTCAGCTTGTGGGTCACAGAGGGCAAGGCCCTGCCCCCAAAACGCCGCTACTATTGTGAGCTGCATTTGGACAGCACCTTATTTGCAAAAACCACAAGCCGTGACGTTGGCAAACCCACTCAGCAGGCTGGACAGAACAGCGATGGGGGCACGGGTTCCGCAGGACTTGGGCCAGGGGGTCAGATCTTCTGGGGTGAACTCTTTGAACTTGACAACCTTCCTCCTGTCACAAATATCACTCTGCACCTCTTCCGTGATGGGGATCCCAAGAAAAAGCGACATTCCAAGGATGAATCCTACTTATATCCTCTGGGCAATGTGACTCTGCCTCTCGCTGACATACAGGGACGTGCCTTTCAAGAGAAATGGTACCCTATAATTCCCTTCAAACCACCTGGTTCTGGCAATGGAAAGGACCAACTGGGACCCCAAGCCTCCCTACGGATTAAGGCCCGCTTCCAGAACCTGCGAGTTCTGCCCATTGAGAGATATAAGGAATTTGCAGAGTATCTCACATTGAACTATGTGGAAATGTGCGGCAACCTCGAGCCTCTGTTGAATGTGAGGGACAAGGAAGAGTTGGCTGGTGCGTTGGTGCATGTCCTTCAGAGCATTGGCAAAGCTAAG GATTTCCTGATTGACCTCGGAGGTGCAGAAGTCCAGCGCTTAGGTGAGAAGGAGGCTCTAATTTTCCGAGAGAACACCCTTGCGACCAAGGCCATCGATGAATACATGAAGCTTGTGGGCCAGAAGTACCTCATTGACACACTAA GAGACTTCATTAGTCAGCTGTATGAGTCTGCGGAGAGCTGTGAGGTGGACCCCAGGAAATGCCCCCAATCTGATCTGGCCAATAACCAGAGGCATCTGAGAAATAGCTGCGAGAAGGTGGTGCAGAGAATAACGGAGATGCACAG CTCCTTCCCGGTGGAGCTCAATGAGATCTTCTCCAACTGGGTGGAGGAGTGTACAGGGCAGGGGCGGCCGGAGATCGGCCAGCGCCTCATCTCAGCGTCGCTCTTCCTGCGCTTCCTCTGCCCGGCGATCCTCAGCCCCTCGCTCTTCGGCCTGATTCAGCCCTACCCAGAATCCTCCACTCTGCGCGCGCTCACGCTCACAGCCAAAGTCATCCAGAACCTGGCCAACTTCACCCA GTTTGGTGAGAAAGAAGAGTACATGCTCTTCATGAATGACTTCTTGGAACAACACTGGGAGCGTATGAAGGAGTTTTTGCAAATGGTCTCCAACCCAGACAGTGAGCTTGACATGGCACGCTTTGATGGTTATGTGGATCTGCCACTACGGCTGGCTGTTCTACACAGTTTGTTGGTAGACATCATTGGCTCCATGAAACAG GACACCATAGACAACCTGGAACCCCTCCCTACAATCCTGAACCAGATCACAGACCACCTGGGTCCTGATGCCCCTCGGATCACTGTAAATAG CTCTGGAAATTCAAAGCCCATCTATGTGCCTCCCAAGGACCTCAATAAATACAGCCCCCATCATAATTCTATGCAGCAATTACCTGAAGCCAAACAAACGCCAAGGATGGAGAAACCAAGGAGACAAGTGTCCAGGACCAGAAGTGTCCCAAGCAGACCGATGCACAAACAGCCCAAGAAACAGACTAGCACTGAGAGCCTTGATCGTACCGGGATCGCACAGGATCCTCCATTGAAAATTGACCACGAGACA CCGAAAGGACCAAAGACCCTGCCTGCCCCTGTGCCATGGATTATTAACAATGAAGGGACATATCAGATTCCACTGGAGCACGAGCAAACCAGCCTGTTGGACAAG CACTCGCAGGAGTTGTCAGACCTGCGGCTAGGAGTGGAGCAGGTGACAGAGCGCGAGCTGGAGATGGCCAAACGTCTGGAGGACTTCATTGTCCAGAGTCAGGACCAAAATGCAGTGCTGCAAGCTGAGGTCCATGAACTGCGAAACCTGCTTGCTATGCGTGAGGAACAGCTTGCTAGTGCCACCTTCAG ACTTGGGGttatagaggaggagagggaggaggacgaGAGAAAACTCAGCATTGCCATAGCAGCAGCAGAACGGATGAACGTTTTG GAAGAACAGTTTGCCGGCCTGATGCAGGATATGCATCAGTTTAACGTGAAGAACACGTCATATTCTGGAATCGAGGATCAGCCTCAAATGAACAGCAACTGA
- the rasal3 gene encoding RAS protein activator like-3 isoform X2 yields MGMNEESEPEHATVQLKKEEEEGSGEKDAPLEQPAEPQEDVNLLNAYVWHTGAKPPADTSKAAGGGGGQGSMERPEKSTKWSKMQNWRKAHSEDPGDKVAASSRGGGEEKPKQEKQGALRKNPFRRAMSEPPGSLFSVLSPSTSAAAASASASSSTAPAASGSLSQESAQKGKFMKYLQNVSRKIKRPRLQSRNSTPIIEHDVTDPEPVAEDLARLSWVPPQDVPVWDINSCELRDGQIVIREDEPMLRTRNRVSSYVSSLSLQNLAESSTNLECTPDHVAPAGGQKKGQDRGVQAMIKRRFQHNLHKSNTKLDTAGRSQGTFGSRESLSVPVTAAENLDLSTDLSTIIRPVHSSILGEKYCFEVINSENNHCFGCTSAAERDRWIENLRRTVQPNKDNCERTEHSLSLWVTEGKALPPKRRYYCELHLDSTLFAKTTSRDVGKPTQQAGQNSDGGTGSAGLGPGGQIFWGELFELDNLPPVTNITLHLFRDGDPKKKRHSKDESYLYPLGNVTLPLADIQGRAFQEKWYPIIPFKPPGSGNGKDQLGPQASLRIKARFQNLRVLPIERYKEFAEYLTLNYVEMCGNLEPLLNVRDKEELAGALVHVLQSIGKAKDFLIDLGGAEVQRLGEKEALIFRENTLATKAIDEYMKLVGQKYLIDTLRDFISQLYESAESCEVDPRKCPQSDLANNQRHLRNSCEKVVQRITEMHSSFPVELNEIFSNWVEECTGQGRPEIGQRLISASLFLRFLCPAILSPSLFGLIQPYPESSTLRALTLTAKVIQNLANFTQFGEKEEYMLFMNDFLEQHWERMKEFLQMVSNPDSELDMARFDGYVDLPLRLAVLHSLLVDIIGSMKQDTIDNLEPLPTILNQITDHLGPDAPRITVNSSGNSKPIYVPPKDLNKYSPHHNSMQQLPEAKQTPRMEKPRRQVSRTRSVPSRPMHKQPKKQTSTESLDRTGIAQDPPLKIDHETPKGPKTLPAPVPWIINNEGTYQIPLEHEQTSLLDKELSDLRLGVEQVTERELEMAKRLEDFIVQSQDQNAVLQAEVHELRNLLAMREEQLASATFRLGVIEEEREEDERKLSIAIAAAERMNVLEEQFAGLMQDMHQFNVKNTSYSGIEDQPQMNSN; encoded by the exons ATGGGCATGAATGAGGAATCTGAACCCGAACACGCCACAGTGCAGCttaaaaaagaggaagaggaggggagcggTGAGAAGGACGCCCCGCTGGAACAGCCTGCCGAGCCGCAGGAGGATGTCAACCTTCTCAACGCGTACGTGTGGCACACGGGAGCCAAGCCGCCCGCCGACACCTCGAAGGctgcaggtggaggaggaggccagGGCAGCATGGAGCGCCCGGAGAAGAGCACCAAGTGGAGCAAGATGCAGAACTGGCGCAAAGCCCACAGCGAGGACCCCGGGGACAAAGTGGCCGCCAGCAgccgtggggggggggaggagaagcCCAAGCAGGAGAAGCAAGGCGCCCTGAGGAAGAACCCGTTCCGGAGGGCCATGTCCGAGCCCCCGGGGTCACTGTTCTCCGTTCTGTCGCCATCTACCTCGGCGGCTGCGGCCTCGGCCTCGGCCTCTAGTAGCACAGCTCCGGCGGCATCGGGCTCACTCAGTCAGGAATCAGCGCAGAAAGGCAAGTTCATGAAATACCTGCAAAATGTCTCACGGAAGATCAAGAGGCCTCGACTGCAAAGCCGTAACAGCACACCAATCATTGAGCACG ATGTGACTGATCCAGAGCCTGTGGCTGAGGACTTGGCCAGACTGTCCTGGGTGCCTCCGCAGGACGTCCCTGTGTGGGACATCAACAGCTGTGAACTGAGAGATGGACAAATTGTTATTAGAGAAgatgag CCAATGTTACGAACACGCAACCGTGTCAGCAGCTATGTGTCCAGCCTCAGCCTCCAGAACCTGGCAGAGAGCAGCACTAACCTGG AATGCACCCCAGACCATGTGGCCCCTGCAGGTGGTCAGAAGAAAGGCCAGGACCGAGGAGTCCAG GCAATGATCAAGCGTCGCTTCCAGCATAATCTACATAAGAGCAACACAAAACTGGACACAGCTGGCAG ATCCCAGGGCACCTTTGGCTCCAGAGAGTCTCTGTCTGTTCCAGTCACTGCTGCAGAGAATCTGGATCTCAGCACTGATCTGAGCACCATCATCAGACCAGTCCACAGCTCCATTTTGGGGGAGAAGTATTGCTTTGAG GTCATCAACTCAGAGAACAACCACTGCTTTGGGTGCACTTCAGCTGCAGAAAGAGACAGGTGGATTGAGAACCTGCGACGCACTGTCCAACCAAATAAG GACAACTGCGAGCGTACGGAACACTCTCTCAGCTTGTGGGTCACAGAGGGCAAGGCCCTGCCCCCAAAACGCCGCTACTATTGTGAGCTGCATTTGGACAGCACCTTATTTGCAAAAACCACAAGCCGTGACGTTGGCAAACCCACTCAGCAGGCTGGACAGAACAGCGATGGGGGCACGGGTTCCGCAGGACTTGGGCCAGGGGGTCAGATCTTCTGGGGTGAACTCTTTGAACTTGACAACCTTCCTCCTGTCACAAATATCACTCTGCACCTCTTCCGTGATGGGGATCCCAAGAAAAAGCGACATTCCAAGGATGAATCCTACTTATATCCTCTGGGCAATGTGACTCTGCCTCTCGCTGACATACAGGGACGTGCCTTTCAAGAGAAATGGTACCCTATAATTCCCTTCAAACCACCTGGTTCTGGCAATGGAAAGGACCAACTGGGACCCCAAGCCTCCCTACGGATTAAGGCCCGCTTCCAGAACCTGCGAGTTCTGCCCATTGAGAGATATAAGGAATTTGCAGAGTATCTCACATTGAACTATGTGGAAATGTGCGGCAACCTCGAGCCTCTGTTGAATGTGAGGGACAAGGAAGAGTTGGCTGGTGCGTTGGTGCATGTCCTTCAGAGCATTGGCAAAGCTAAG GATTTCCTGATTGACCTCGGAGGTGCAGAAGTCCAGCGCTTAGGTGAGAAGGAGGCTCTAATTTTCCGAGAGAACACCCTTGCGACCAAGGCCATCGATGAATACATGAAGCTTGTGGGCCAGAAGTACCTCATTGACACACTAA GAGACTTCATTAGTCAGCTGTATGAGTCTGCGGAGAGCTGTGAGGTGGACCCCAGGAAATGCCCCCAATCTGATCTGGCCAATAACCAGAGGCATCTGAGAAATAGCTGCGAGAAGGTGGTGCAGAGAATAACGGAGATGCACAG CTCCTTCCCGGTGGAGCTCAATGAGATCTTCTCCAACTGGGTGGAGGAGTGTACAGGGCAGGGGCGGCCGGAGATCGGCCAGCGCCTCATCTCAGCGTCGCTCTTCCTGCGCTTCCTCTGCCCGGCGATCCTCAGCCCCTCGCTCTTCGGCCTGATTCAGCCCTACCCAGAATCCTCCACTCTGCGCGCGCTCACGCTCACAGCCAAAGTCATCCAGAACCTGGCCAACTTCACCCA GTTTGGTGAGAAAGAAGAGTACATGCTCTTCATGAATGACTTCTTGGAACAACACTGGGAGCGTATGAAGGAGTTTTTGCAAATGGTCTCCAACCCAGACAGTGAGCTTGACATGGCACGCTTTGATGGTTATGTGGATCTGCCACTACGGCTGGCTGTTCTACACAGTTTGTTGGTAGACATCATTGGCTCCATGAAACAG GACACCATAGACAACCTGGAACCCCTCCCTACAATCCTGAACCAGATCACAGACCACCTGGGTCCTGATGCCCCTCGGATCACTGTAAATAG CTCTGGAAATTCAAAGCCCATCTATGTGCCTCCCAAGGACCTCAATAAATACAGCCCCCATCATAATTCTATGCAGCAATTACCTGAAGCCAAACAAACGCCAAGGATGGAGAAACCAAGGAGACAAGTGTCCAGGACCAGAAGTGTCCCAAGCAGACCGATGCACAAACAGCCCAAGAAACAGACTAGCACTGAGAGCCTTGATCGTACCGGGATCGCACAGGATCCTCCATTGAAAATTGACCACGAGACA CCGAAAGGACCAAAGACCCTGCCTGCCCCTGTGCCATGGATTATTAACAATGAAGGGACATATCAGATTCCACTGGAGCACGAGCAAACCAGCCTGTTGGACAAG GAGTTGTCAGACCTGCGGCTAGGAGTGGAGCAGGTGACAGAGCGCGAGCTGGAGATGGCCAAACGTCTGGAGGACTTCATTGTCCAGAGTCAGGACCAAAATGCAGTGCTGCAAGCTGAGGTCCATGAACTGCGAAACCTGCTTGCTATGCGTGAGGAACAGCTTGCTAGTGCCACCTTCAG ACTTGGGGttatagaggaggagagggaggaggacgaGAGAAAACTCAGCATTGCCATAGCAGCAGCAGAACGGATGAACGTTTTG GAAGAACAGTTTGCCGGCCTGATGCAGGATATGCATCAGTTTAACGTGAAGAACACGTCATATTCTGGAATCGAGGATCAGCCTCAAATGAACAGCAACTGA